The window AACTAGCATCATTACTCATTTAGAGCCTTTGGAAGATCCCGTATCTTGGGAAGACGAAATGTTAGATAGAAAAAGTAAAGTCTAGCTCCCAAAATGAATCGCCGATTTTTGGGATTTGACTGTGAGCCGAAAATATTTCACCTTCGGAAATAAGATCGACACTGCTAGAGATAGAGGTCGAATAAACTAGAATTTGTTAAGCTGCGATTTATAAATAATCTCATTGAGTACCAAAATTCTTGTTGATTACAGAGACGCTGGGGTTCTATTGGTTAGCATTTTTCGGGATTATTTTAGGTCGATATTTCCTGATTGCTGGAGGAGCATACTGGTTTTTCTATTTGAGAAAACCTGCTACTAACCACAAATCGCACCTGACAAAGGTGGTGTGGAATTCAATTCGACAAGATGCAGAATTATCAATTTTATCGGCGGTTTTGTTCGCGTTTGCGGCTGCTTTTATTAAGTCAAAACTTGATGCTGGAGAGACTCTATTATACTTTTCTATAGAGAGCTACGGAGGGTGGTATTTAGTCTTGAGCTTCTTAGCTGTATTAATCCTTCAAGATGGATACTTTTACTGGCTGCATCGCTTATTTCATCATCCTTTGCTTTTCAAGTGGCTCCATCAAGGTCATCACCGTTCCTCAGAACCAACCCCGTGGACTTCCTTTGCTTTCGATCCTCCAGAAGCTTTAATACACTCACTATTTTTAATCGCTGTAGTTTTTCTGATTCCTCTTCATTTAATCGCTTTAATCGCAGTCCTAATGACCATGACTATTTGGGCGGTATTAAATCACCTGGGATTGGAACTATTTCCCGATTCTGTTTTGAGTCAGTGGTTTGGAAAGTGGTTGATTGGCCCAAAACACCACTCCAGGCATCATCACAAGTATAGAGTTCATTATG of the Merismopedia glauca CCAP 1448/3 genome contains:
- a CDS encoding sterol desaturase family protein, whose product is MLITETLGFYWLAFFGIILGRYFLIAGGAYWFFYLRKPATNHKSHLTKVVWNSIRQDAELSILSAVLFAFAAAFIKSKLDAGETLLYFSIESYGGWYLVLSFLAVLILQDGYFYWLHRLFHHPLLFKWLHQGHHRSSEPTPWTSFAFDPPEALIHSLFLIAVVFLIPLHLIALIAVLMTMTIWAVLNHLGLELFPDSVLSQWFGKWLIGPKHHSRHHHKYRVHYGLYFTFWDWILKTHDPSYKSNTNSQK